The following coding sequences lie in one Apium graveolens cultivar Ventura chromosome 1, ASM990537v1, whole genome shotgun sequence genomic window:
- the LOC141664409 gene encoding uncharacterized protein LOC141664409 isoform X6, translating into MCNLSLYEVVVLMSYRLMRWSLMFGDLGCRKRLFRSLRVQRLEMQFSFSERGPGFGLQDFVMANVTLSWYSGTVVGARQAFLQECEGIYEARDSEGITSLCKGGSSSLQLKRAKASEKEA; encoded by the exons ATGTGCAATTT ATCGTTGTACGAGGTGGTTGTGTTGATGAGCTATCGGTTGATGAGATGGAGCTTGATGTTTGGAGATTTAGGTTGCCGGAAGCGACTTTTCCGGAGCTTGCGAGTGCAGCgtttagagatg CAGTTTTCTTTTTCCGAAAGAGGTCCAGGATTTGGACTTCAGGACTTTGTTATGGCAAATGTGACTCTGAG TTGGTACTCTGGGACAGTAGTAGGTGCTCGCCAAGCCTTTCTACAAG AATGTGAAGGCATATATGAGGCGAGGGACAGCGAGGGAATCACTTCACTTTGTAAAGGAGGCTCTTCAAG CTTGCAGTTGAAGAGAGCAAAAGCTTCAGAGAAAGAAGCATGA
- the LOC141664409 gene encoding uncharacterized protein LOC141664409 isoform X7 → MCNLSLYEVVVLMSYRLMRWSLMFGDLGCRKRLFRSLRVQRLEMFSFSERGPGFGLQDFVMANVTLSWYSGTVVGARQAFLQECEGIYEARDSEGITSLCKGGSSSLQLKRAKASEKEA, encoded by the exons ATGTGCAATTT ATCGTTGTACGAGGTGGTTGTGTTGATGAGCTATCGGTTGATGAGATGGAGCTTGATGTTTGGAGATTTAGGTTGCCGGAAGCGACTTTTCCGGAGCTTGCGAGTGCAGCgtttagagatg TTTTCTTTTTCCGAAAGAGGTCCAGGATTTGGACTTCAGGACTTTGTTATGGCAAATGTGACTCTGAG TTGGTACTCTGGGACAGTAGTAGGTGCTCGCCAAGCCTTTCTACAAG AATGTGAAGGCATATATGAGGCGAGGGACAGCGAGGGAATCACTTCACTTTGTAAAGGAGGCTCTTCAAG CTTGCAGTTGAAGAGAGCAAAAGCTTCAGAGAAAGAAGCATGA
- the LOC141664409 gene encoding uncharacterized protein LOC141664409 isoform X1 — translation MCNLSLYEVVVLMSYRLMRWSLMFGDLGCRKRLFRSLRVQRLEMQFSFSERGPGFGLQDFVMANVTLRLRLANGLQTTHVTLGNLQLVAQYLTVLGNLALSLHDIGQAQQLWPWHLVLWDSSRCSPSLSTRCTLCFYIVSLNVKAYMRRGTARESLHFVKEALQACS, via the exons ATGTGCAATTT ATCGTTGTACGAGGTGGTTGTGTTGATGAGCTATCGGTTGATGAGATGGAGCTTGATGTTTGGAGATTTAGGTTGCCGGAAGCGACTTTTCCGGAGCTTGCGAGTGCAGCgtttagagatg CAGTTTTCTTTTTCCGAAAGAGGTCCAGGATTTGGACTTCAGGACTTTGTTATGGCAAATGTGACTCTGAG ACTTCGGTTAGCTAATGGCTTGCAGACGACCCACGTTACTCTGGGGAATCTTCAACTTGTTGCACAATATTTGACAGTCCTTGGGAACTTGGCACTTTCTCTTCATGATATTGGACAAGCACAACAACTATGGCCATGGCAT TTGGTACTCTGGGACAGTAGTAGGTGCTCGCCAAGCCTTTCTACAAGGTGTACCCTCTGTTTCTATATCGTATCACTG AATGTGAAGGCATATATGAGGCGAGGGACAGCGAGGGAATCACTTCACTTTGTAAAGGAGGCTCTTCAAG CTTGCAGTTGA
- the LOC141664409 gene encoding uncharacterized protein LOC141664409 isoform X2 gives MCNLSLYEVVVLMSYRLMRWSLMFGDLGCRKRLFRSLRVQRLEMFSFSERGPGFGLQDFVMANVTLRLRLANGLQTTHVTLGNLQLVAQYLTVLGNLALSLHDIGQAQQLWPWHLVLWDSSRCSPSLSTRCTLCFYIVSLNVKAYMRRGTARESLHFVKEALQACS, from the exons ATGTGCAATTT ATCGTTGTACGAGGTGGTTGTGTTGATGAGCTATCGGTTGATGAGATGGAGCTTGATGTTTGGAGATTTAGGTTGCCGGAAGCGACTTTTCCGGAGCTTGCGAGTGCAGCgtttagagatg TTTTCTTTTTCCGAAAGAGGTCCAGGATTTGGACTTCAGGACTTTGTTATGGCAAATGTGACTCTGAG ACTTCGGTTAGCTAATGGCTTGCAGACGACCCACGTTACTCTGGGGAATCTTCAACTTGTTGCACAATATTTGACAGTCCTTGGGAACTTGGCACTTTCTCTTCATGATATTGGACAAGCACAACAACTATGGCCATGGCAT TTGGTACTCTGGGACAGTAGTAGGTGCTCGCCAAGCCTTTCTACAAGGTGTACCCTCTGTTTCTATATCGTATCACTG AATGTGAAGGCATATATGAGGCGAGGGACAGCGAGGGAATCACTTCACTTTGTAAAGGAGGCTCTTCAAG CTTGCAGTTGA
- the LOC141664409 gene encoding uncharacterized protein LOC141664409 isoform X5 has protein sequence MCNLSLYEVVVLMSYRLMRWSLMFGDLGCRKRLFRSLRVQRLEMQFSFSERGPGFGLQDFVMANVTLRLRLANGLQTTHVTLGNLQLVAQYLTVLGNLALSLHDIGQAQQLWPWHNVKAYMRRGTARESLHFVKEALQACS, from the exons ATGTGCAATTT ATCGTTGTACGAGGTGGTTGTGTTGATGAGCTATCGGTTGATGAGATGGAGCTTGATGTTTGGAGATTTAGGTTGCCGGAAGCGACTTTTCCGGAGCTTGCGAGTGCAGCgtttagagatg CAGTTTTCTTTTTCCGAAAGAGGTCCAGGATTTGGACTTCAGGACTTTGTTATGGCAAATGTGACTCTGAG ACTTCGGTTAGCTAATGGCTTGCAGACGACCCACGTTACTCTGGGGAATCTTCAACTTGTTGCACAATATTTGACAGTCCTTGGGAACTTGGCACTTTCTCTTCATGATATTGGACAAGCACAACAACTATGGCCATGGCAT AATGTGAAGGCATATATGAGGCGAGGGACAGCGAGGGAATCACTTCACTTTGTAAAGGAGGCTCTTCAAG CTTGCAGTTGA
- the LOC141664409 gene encoding uncharacterized protein LOC141664409 isoform X4: protein MSYRLMRWSLMFGDLGCRKRLFRSLRVQRLEMFSFSERGPGFGLQDFVMANVTLRLRLANGLQTTHVTLGNLQLVAQYLTVLGNLALSLHDIGQAQQLWPWHLVLWDSSRCSPSLSTRCTLCFYIVSLNVKAYMRRGTARESLHFVKEALQACS from the exons ATGAGCTATCGGTTGATGAGATGGAGCTTGATGTTTGGAGATTTAGGTTGCCGGAAGCGACTTTTCCGGAGCTTGCGAGTGCAGCgtttagagatg TTTTCTTTTTCCGAAAGAGGTCCAGGATTTGGACTTCAGGACTTTGTTATGGCAAATGTGACTCTGAG ACTTCGGTTAGCTAATGGCTTGCAGACGACCCACGTTACTCTGGGGAATCTTCAACTTGTTGCACAATATTTGACAGTCCTTGGGAACTTGGCACTTTCTCTTCATGATATTGGACAAGCACAACAACTATGGCCATGGCAT TTGGTACTCTGGGACAGTAGTAGGTGCTCGCCAAGCCTTTCTACAAGGTGTACCCTCTGTTTCTATATCGTATCACTG AATGTGAAGGCATATATGAGGCGAGGGACAGCGAGGGAATCACTTCACTTTGTAAAGGAGGCTCTTCAAG CTTGCAGTTGA
- the LOC141664409 gene encoding uncharacterized protein LOC141664409 isoform X3: MSYRLMRWSLMFGDLGCRKRLFRSLRVQRLEMQFSFSERGPGFGLQDFVMANVTLRLRLANGLQTTHVTLGNLQLVAQYLTVLGNLALSLHDIGQAQQLWPWHLVLWDSSRCSPSLSTRCTLCFYIVSLNVKAYMRRGTARESLHFVKEALQACS, from the exons ATGAGCTATCGGTTGATGAGATGGAGCTTGATGTTTGGAGATTTAGGTTGCCGGAAGCGACTTTTCCGGAGCTTGCGAGTGCAGCgtttagagatg CAGTTTTCTTTTTCCGAAAGAGGTCCAGGATTTGGACTTCAGGACTTTGTTATGGCAAATGTGACTCTGAG ACTTCGGTTAGCTAATGGCTTGCAGACGACCCACGTTACTCTGGGGAATCTTCAACTTGTTGCACAATATTTGACAGTCCTTGGGAACTTGGCACTTTCTCTTCATGATATTGGACAAGCACAACAACTATGGCCATGGCAT TTGGTACTCTGGGACAGTAGTAGGTGCTCGCCAAGCCTTTCTACAAGGTGTACCCTCTGTTTCTATATCGTATCACTG AATGTGAAGGCATATATGAGGCGAGGGACAGCGAGGGAATCACTTCACTTTGTAAAGGAGGCTCTTCAAG CTTGCAGTTGA